Genomic window (uncultured Flavobacterium sp.):
TTCATCTTCTTTGCATTGTGGAGCCAGAACATAAGTATCTAATGCATGGGTTTTTAAATACTTTAAAGGTCCATGAATTTTTACTTTTTCTATATCCGTTCCCTTCTCTCCATCTCCTGAAATAAAAACTATTAATGGCTTATTTTCTTTTGTATTAGCAGGTTTGTGTAATACATAGCCTAATTCATGTTTTACCATCATCTCCGTTTTTATTGTTCCGATTGTTTCGCTTTGTGCAAAACTTAGGACAGAAAATAAGAAAGCTATTAATACTAGTTTATATTTCATTTATTGAATAGACATTTAGAATCCGTATTTAGTTGAATTAAATCCAAGTTTGATTAATCCTTGTTTTGTATCTGACGCATTCATAAATAATTTCCATAGCAAACCACTTCTGTAGTTTTCAATCATAGGAGCAATTGTTCCCTGATCAATTGCCAAATAACGGGCAGTCACCCAATTGTATTGCGGTGAAAACGCATCATAAGGACCTGCAATTCCTACGTATTTTGATTTATTATTATCATATAAATAATGTAAAAACTTCATGGATTCTGTTGGCGTGTATGGAAATGATGATAACGCAGCTGTTGGAGAGATAACACCATTATCGTTATTAGGCTGATGTGCTGTATATCCAGTTGTTCCATCAGGATTACGAGTATAACTTGCTGTAAGCCCCCAACATTTATCTGAATAATCTTTAAAACCTTTTGGGTTAGCAACGCTATACTGAACCATGATTTTAGCATGATTTTGCGTCAATTGCCAGTAATCTGCATATTTGTCTTTCAAGTTATTTGGATCTAAACCTAAATACGAATAATGTGACCAGAACATTGGCCCCACATTTCCTGTAGCTCCGTTATAATTTAAAACAACCGGAATTCCATATTGAGAACCTCCATTTACAATAGCACCATTTCTTGCCCAAGCCTGGTGATATGCTTCAGCAGAAATTGGATGTGTTGGTGACGAAGCTGCCATTACATAAGTAATTAAACATTCGTTGTACCCTTCTAATTTAAAATTCATTTCCCAACCATAGTTAGGTGACCAATGCCAATATAAAGCGTTTTCTCCGCGTGTATACCAGTCCCATTCTACACCTTTCCAAAGTTCATCTGCTTTAGCTGCTAACTCTTTCTCTGCTGTACTTCCATTTTTAAAGTACTCTCTAATAGTAATTAAGGCCTGACAAACGAAAGATGTTTCAACCAAATCTCCACCATTATCTTTTGTTCCAAACGGTATAACCTTACCTGATTTATTGTCCATCCAATGTGGCCATGCTCCATGAAAACGTTCTGCCTTTTCAAGGAAAGTTAATGCTGTTGTAAGTCTAGAAACAGCTTCGGCTCTTGGCAAAAAACCTCTTTCTACTCCTACAACAATTGTCATTAACCCAAAACCGGAACCACCAGTAGTTATAATGTTTGACTCAAAATTAGGATCTTCAGTTAGATATCTCTCCCTTGCTAATTTTGAAGTAGGATCTGCATACTCCCAAAAATATTTTATTGCATCTTTTTGAACCTGATCCATAGCTTCAGCATCTGTCAAAGGTTTAGTTGGTGTTGTCGGGTTTGTTGGCAATGGTGTTCCTCCTTTACTTCCATCTGGTGTTGATGATGAACATGAGGTGAAAAAACTTAAAAAAACGACTAAGTATATTGAAATTTTCATTGTCTATAAAATAATATATTACTAATTAAAAACACACCTGGATTTTACTCCAGGTGCATTTTGAATAAAATTTATCTTTTGTCTTTTTCTAATTTATAAAGAGCCACAACTTCATTATCTGTAAGTGGTGTGTCATAGATTCTGAATTCATCCATTAAACCAGTATAATGAAGCATCCAACCATCTGCATTTCCCCAAGGAGCACCCAAATGTTGCTGATAACCTCCAATAATAAATTTAGATACTTCAGAATTAGCCAATTCACCATAAGGAGCGCCTCCCGTTAAAGGATCACTTGCATATCTCTTTGAAATAGACGCCGGTATATTTAATTTTTGTCCATCAACATAAATACTATATGTCGAACTTGTTCCATTATAAGTCCAAACTAAATGTTTCCATGCTCCAAACATATTGGGTAAGACATTTGCTCCTGCATGTTCAATAAATTGTCCGGCCCAAGGTATACTTGGTGTGACATCTTTTTGAATGTGATTTTTCATCAACATTGTAGTTGCTGGTCCTGTTCCTTCAATAAGTGTAAAAATATTACCCCAAAAATCAGTTTTTTTAGGAAGCATAAATAGAGATTGCGCTCCACCAGTATGCGGATCAGTTTTAATCCACATTGAAACTGTAATGCTTTTTAAATTTACTATTGGATTGCCAACAGTATTATAAGCAATAAAAGAACTTGTAGAGCCTTTATAAGCGTCTCCTTTTATTCCAGTGTCGTAAGACACATTCGTTCCTGATCCGTCTGTTATGTTATTTTTTGAATCAGTAATATTACCATCAAAACTAAATTTAGAAACTAAATGAGCAGCGGCAATATCATCTGAATTCTCATATCCTCCAATTGACTCATAAGGAATTGGACTGTTTACTTTATCAATACTATCCTCGCAGCTAACAAATAATGAAGAAGCTAAAGCAAAAGAAAGCATGAAAATAGATTTATTTTTTTTCATTTTTAATGTCTTTAAGAATTAATAACCAGGATTTTGAGCTGATAAACCATTTGCTTGTTTAATGAATGATGCCGGAATAGGAAATAATTCATTTTTACCCTCTGTGAAAGTTTTTCCATCTACAGCAAAGGCGGCTTTGGCTTGACCTGTACGAACTAAATCAAAAAATCTATCGTGTTCAAAAGCCATTTCTACTCTTCTTTCTCTCCAGATTGCAGTTCTAATATCTGATTGAGTTGAATAAGTTGTATTGGCTAAACCTGCTCTGTTTCTAATTTGATTCAACAACGGAATTGCATCAGAAGTTTGGCCTAATTCATTCAAGGCTTCAGCTTTCATCAATAAAACTTCAGCATATCTCAGGTATTTAATATCAACATCTGTTTCCCAAGCGCTAGTGTATAATGATGAATAAGCTTTGTAATTGTATCTTTCGTTTTCAACTGTTTCTGGTATCTCTCTACCATCATATAAAGTTGATCCTCTAAAAATAATAGTTGCAGCTTTTCTAACATCTCCAACTTCATAAGCATTTACTAAACTTTGAGATGGTGTATTGAAGCCCCAACCCCATCCACCGGTACCACGAGCACCTTGTGTATTAGAATAACCTTCAATTCCTTTAGCCGGTACAGCTCCTTGTGCAAAAATTTCAAAAATAGATTCTGAATCAAAT
Coding sequences:
- a CDS encoding glucoamylase family protein, with the translated sequence MKISIYLVVFLSFFTSCSSSTPDGSKGGTPLPTNPTTPTKPLTDAEAMDQVQKDAIKYFWEYADPTSKLARERYLTEDPNFESNIITTGGSGFGLMTIVVGVERGFLPRAEAVSRLTTALTFLEKAERFHGAWPHWMDNKSGKVIPFGTKDNGGDLVETSFVCQALITIREYFKNGSTAEKELAAKADELWKGVEWDWYTRGENALYWHWSPNYGWEMNFKLEGYNECLITYVMAASSPTHPISAEAYHQAWARNGAIVNGGSQYGIPVVLNYNGATGNVGPMFWSHYSYLGLDPNNLKDKYADYWQLTQNHAKIMVQYSVANPKGFKDYSDKCWGLTASYTRNPDGTTGYTAHQPNNDNGVISPTAALSSFPYTPTESMKFLHYLYDNNKSKYVGIAGPYDAFSPQYNWVTARYLAIDQGTIAPMIENYRSGLLWKLFMNASDTKQGLIKLGFNSTKYGF
- a CDS encoding LamG domain-containing protein; this encodes MKKNKSIFMLSFALASSLFVSCEDSIDKVNSPIPYESIGGYENSDDIAAAHLVSKFSFDGNITDSKNNITDGSGTNVSYDTGIKGDAYKGSTSSFIAYNTVGNPIVNLKSITVSMWIKTDPHTGGAQSLFMLPKKTDFWGNIFTLIEGTGPATTMLMKNHIQKDVTPSIPWAGQFIEHAGANVLPNMFGAWKHLVWTYNGTSSTYSIYVDGQKLNIPASISKRYASDPLTGGAPYGELANSEVSKFIIGGYQQHLGAPWGNADGWMLHYTGLMDEFRIYDTPLTDNEVVALYKLEKDKR